The nucleotide sequence GCCTGCTCACCGGGGTCACGGCGATGCCGGAGTGGTGGCCGCTGATCCGCAGCAAGGGCATGCCCCTGGACGACCCCAACTGGATCTTCACGATGATCCCGGTGGTCGCGGTCATCGGTTACGGCGACATCGCCATCACCAGCCCGCCTGAGATCCGGGCCAGGCGCAGCGCGAGCTACCTGGCCTTGTATAGCTTCGCCCTGCTCGGGCTGGCCATCCTCGCCTCTCACAGCACCCTGGCCGCTTGGCTGGCGGCCCTCTTCAGCCCGCTCGGTCACGAGGTGGTCGCCGTCTCGATGAGCCGCCGCGAGTTGAGGGGCCGGCCATACTACGTGCCCCCGCCGCGTGGCGTGCGCATCCTCGACGTCCTGCCGGGAGGGCCGGCCCGGACGGCCGGGCTGCGGCCGGGGGACATCATCCTCGAGGTCAACGACGAGCCTGTGAACAAGAAGGTCGAGCTGTTCGACTGGTTGCGTCCCCCCGGCGCGGGCTACACGCCGGACGGGCTCAGGGGAGCGGCCTGGCTGCCGCACATCAACCTCAAGGTCCTCCGGGGCGAGAAGCTTCTCCACCTGCGGGCAACCGAGCTGCGCCGGGAGGAAGGGGTCATCGGGCTGATCATGGTCCCCGAGGAGGGCGACGACTTCCAGGTCGAAACGAAGAGCGGCGGGCATCTGCGGCCCCTGTTGGATTGGGTGGCCGGCCGGCTGCGCGGCGCTGCCGGGCGAAGCGGAGGGTGGAGGAACCAATGATCGAGACAGAACCGACCCAGAAGTTCAAGGTCGTCAGCGAGTATGAGCCCAGGGGCGACCAGCCGAAGGCCATCGACCGGCTGGCCGAGGGGATTCTCGGCGGGGCGCGGGTCCAGACCCTGCTCGGCGTGACCGGCTCGGGCAAGACGGCCACCATGGCCTGGACCATCGAGCGGGTCCAGCGGCCGACCCTCGTCATCGCCCACAACAAGACCCTCGCCGCCCAGCTCTGTGCGGAGTTCAAGGACTTCTTCCCGGAGAACAAGGTCGAGTATTTCGTCAGCTACTACGACTACTACCAGCCTGAGGCGTACATCCCGCAGACCGACACCTACATCGAGAAGGACTCGATGATCAACGACGAGATCGACAAGATGCGCCATGCGGCCACGGCGGCCGTCATGGAGCGGCGCGATACGATCATCGTCGCCAGCGTCTCCTGCATCTTCGGCATCGGTTCGCCCGAGGACTACCAGGAGATGAGGCTGTCGCTGGAACAGGGGCAAGCCGTCGACCGCGACGCCATCCTCAGGCAGCTGGTAGAGATCCAGTACGAGCGGAACGACGTCAACTTCACCCGCGGCACCTTCCGAGTCCGTGGCGACATCGTCGAGGTTTTCCCGGCCTCCTTCGACGAGCGGGCCATCCGGGTAGAGCTCTTCGGGGACGAGATCGAGCGGATCACCGAGGTCGACGTGCTGACCGGGGAGATCGCCGGCGAGCTCACGCACTTCACGGTCTACCCGGCCAGTCACTACGTGACCCTCCAGGCCAAGCGCGAGCGGGCCATCCACGGCATCGAGGAAGAGCTGGAGATGCGGCTGAAGTGGCTGCGCGAGCACGAGCGGTTGGTCGAGGCCCAGCGGCTCGAGCAACGCACCCGCTACGATCTGGAGATGCTCCAGGAGGTCGGCTTCTGCTCGGGCATCGAGAACTACTCGCGACACCTCAGCGGCCGGCTTCCCGGGCAGCCGCCATATACGCTGCTCGACTTCTTCCCGAAGGACTTCCTCATCGTCATCGACGAGAGCCACCAGACCATCCCGCAGGTCCGGGCGATGTGGGCCGGGGATCGGTCGCGCAAAGAGGCTCTGGTCGAGTACGGGTTCCGCCTACCGTCGGCCCTCGACAACCGGCCCCTGAACTTCGCCGAGTTCGAGCAACGGATCAACCAGATCGTCTTCGTCTCGGCCACCCCGGCTGCCTACGAACGCGAGCATTCGACCCGGGTGGTCGAGCAGATCGTCCGCCCGACCGGCCTGGTCGACCCGGCCGTCGAGGTCCGGCCGGTCAAGGGGCAGATCGACGACCTCCTCGAGGAGATCCACGACCGCGTCGGGCGCGGCCAGCGCGTCCTGGTGACGACCCTGACCAAGCGGATGGCCGAGAACCTTACCGACTACCTCCGGGAGGCCGGGGTCAAAGTCCGCTATCTGCACTCGGAGATCCACACCCTGGAGCGGATGGAGATCATCCGCGACCTGCGGCTGGGCGTCTTCGATGTGCTCGTCGGGATCAACCTCTTGCGCGAGGGGCTGGATTTGCCCGAGGTCTCGCTGGTGGCGATTCTGGACGCCGACAAGGAAGGGTACTTGCGGTCCGAGACCTCACTGGTCCAGACCATCGGCCGGGCCGCCCGCAACATCGACGGCAAGGTGATCATGTACGCCGACGTCATCACCGACTCGATGAAACGGGCCATCGGCGAGACCGACCGCCGCCGGGCCCTGCAGGAAGCCTACAACAAGAAGCACGGGATCACCCCGGAGACGGTCAAGAAGGCCGTCCGCGACGTGATGGAGACCTCGGGCGGGGCGACCAAGGTGGCCGAGGCCAAGGACATCTACAAGCCCGGGTTCGACGCCGGCAAGCTCAACCGGCGGGAGCGCGACAAATTGCTCGAAGCCTTGCGCAAGGAAATGAAAGAGGCCGCCAAACGGCTCGAATTCGAGCGGGCGGCCG is from Bacillota bacterium and encodes:
- a CDS encoding PDZ domain-containing protein; protein product: MFPFLDVIKGILQLAPSVLFGGPTFLFFWIMVGVVALMYQRITDLEKKLHGVARNEALDQTLSAIFFGFLAGLAGSFVLIFVGVSLSQGDTVWVMGLAILLMLVDRRLICFSYAGGIVSLSSLLFGWPHVNVPGLMGLVAVLHITESLLIRFTGASCATPVYIKNRGGRVVGGFTLQKFWPVPIVVLVLALITDRSLLTGVTAMPEWWPLIRSKGMPLDDPNWIFTMIPVVAVIGYGDIAITSPPEIRARRSASYLALYSFALLGLAILASHSTLAAWLAALFSPLGHEVVAVSMSRRELRGRPYYVPPPRGVRILDVLPGGPARTAGLRPGDIILEVNDEPVNKKVELFDWLRPPGAGYTPDGLRGAAWLPHINLKVLRGEKLLHLRATELRREEGVIGLIMVPEEGDDFQVETKSGGHLRPLLDWVAGRLRGAAGRSGGWRNQ
- the uvrB gene encoding excinuclease ABC subunit UvrB, which gives rise to MIETEPTQKFKVVSEYEPRGDQPKAIDRLAEGILGGARVQTLLGVTGSGKTATMAWTIERVQRPTLVIAHNKTLAAQLCAEFKDFFPENKVEYFVSYYDYYQPEAYIPQTDTYIEKDSMINDEIDKMRHAATAAVMERRDTIIVASVSCIFGIGSPEDYQEMRLSLEQGQAVDRDAILRQLVEIQYERNDVNFTRGTFRVRGDIVEVFPASFDERAIRVELFGDEIERITEVDVLTGEIAGELTHFTVYPASHYVTLQAKRERAIHGIEEELEMRLKWLREHERLVEAQRLEQRTRYDLEMLQEVGFCSGIENYSRHLSGRLPGQPPYTLLDFFPKDFLIVIDESHQTIPQVRAMWAGDRSRKEALVEYGFRLPSALDNRPLNFAEFEQRINQIVFVSATPAAYEREHSTRVVEQIVRPTGLVDPAVEVRPVKGQIDDLLEEIHDRVGRGQRVLVTTLTKRMAENLTDYLREAGVKVRYLHSEIHTLERMEIIRDLRLGVFDVLVGINLLREGLDLPEVSLVAILDADKEGYLRSETSLVQTIGRAARNIDGKVIMYADVITDSMKRAIGETDRRRALQEAYNKKHGITPETVKKAVRDVMETSGGATKVAEAKDIYKPGFDAGKLNRRERDKLLEALRKEMKEAAKRLEFERAADLRDAIIEIEQGSGGKAPEPRRAN